From a single Halobellus ruber genomic region:
- a CDS encoding COX15/CtaA family protein gives MNTRLRRLVGVSAALTGVLMVLGIYTAATGAGLTCAGRWPLCDGFLGLFPANWSSFIEWFHRLVAMVAGFVILGTTIVAWRGGADRRVRLSLAAATILLPSQIALGALTVTTYQWAVLLAHFGTASIIFTGVALAAAWTYGTDAADAARVRTALTAAGGLLPVLLVLAPHTFVTFGPTVQAAYYLAGLATYAALLTAAVWSAGAGRIDATRRVRYLAVAAAVVVVSLLVAGRLVYGGTLQYVSVGGAATALGLVAAARYCLRDAGGGRGARGVPTDD, from the coding sequence ATGAACACGCGTCTCCGCCGGCTCGTGGGCGTTTCCGCCGCCCTCACGGGTGTGCTGATGGTGCTGGGGATCTACACCGCGGCGACGGGTGCGGGGCTGACCTGCGCGGGGCGGTGGCCGCTCTGTGACGGCTTTCTCGGCCTGTTCCCCGCGAACTGGAGCAGCTTCATCGAGTGGTTCCACCGCCTGGTCGCGATGGTCGCCGGGTTCGTGATCCTCGGCACCACGATCGTCGCGTGGCGCGGCGGCGCCGACCGCCGGGTCCGGCTGTCGCTGGCGGCGGCGACGATCCTGCTTCCCTCCCAGATCGCGCTGGGCGCGCTCACGGTCACCACCTACCAGTGGGCGGTGTTGCTCGCACACTTCGGCACCGCGTCGATCATCTTCACCGGCGTCGCCCTCGCGGCCGCCTGGACCTACGGGACCGACGCCGCCGACGCCGCCCGGGTTCGGACGGCCCTGACGGCGGCGGGCGGCCTCCTTCCGGTACTTCTGGTGTTGGCGCCGCACACCTTCGTGACGTTCGGCCCGACGGTCCAGGCGGCGTACTACCTCGCGGGGCTTGCGACCTACGCCGCACTGCTGACCGCGGCGGTCTGGTCGGCGGGCGCCGGTCGGATCGATGCCACTCGTCGCGTCCGGTACCTCGCGGTCGCTGCCGCGGTCGTGGTCGTGTCGCTGCTGGTCGCCGGCCGACTGGTGTACGGCGGGACCCTCCAGTACGTCTCGGTGGGCGGCGCCGCAACGGCGCTCGGACTCGTGGCCGCCGCACGGTACTGCCTCCGCGACGCCGGCGGCGGCCGCGGCGCCCGTGGCGTTCCCACGGACGACTGA
- a CDS encoding replication factor C large subunit, producing MTDWTERYRPSTLSEVRGNNKARDALKEWAETWDDHREPVVLHGAPGVGKTSAAHALASDMGWEVVELNASDQRTADDIERFAGRASRNATLAGSVGGSGGGTGSDGRQLIVLDEADNIHHQYDRGGKRAVTDLLKDANQPIVLIANEYYDMSNGLRNAAREIEFRDVSARSIVPVLRDILRKEGIEFDEEALERIAEANDGDLRAAIKDLQVTAEDRSRITLEDVTTGSRNRAVGLFEFLDTVLKEEESAEAALRTAYDVDETPEDLLQWVEDKVSLVYEGRELARAYEFLANADVWTSRVYATDYDYTWWRYATDNLAGGVAAARDGTYGGWTRYGGAPYRSTRDSTRDEVVRAIAESGGFSMTTARLDVLPFLSAVTHHCKPRELTVAMAAWYDLDEAGVAYVTGSGETTNKVQSIVEDAADLRAERLEDNAEGAFAGGDGVEDPAEADVLDREETGEDGGSEETGEDGGSEEDAADDDGQAGLSDFM from the coding sequence ATGACCGACTGGACCGAACGGTATCGCCCGTCGACCCTCTCGGAGGTCCGCGGGAACAACAAGGCCCGCGACGCCCTCAAGGAGTGGGCCGAGACGTGGGACGACCACCGCGAGCCGGTCGTCCTTCACGGCGCCCCCGGCGTCGGCAAGACCTCCGCGGCTCACGCGCTGGCGAGCGATATGGGGTGGGAGGTCGTCGAACTGAACGCCTCCGACCAGCGCACCGCCGACGACATCGAGCGGTTCGCGGGGCGGGCTTCGAGGAACGCCACGCTCGCGGGCTCGGTCGGCGGCTCGGGGGGCGGAACCGGGAGCGACGGCCGCCAGTTGATCGTGCTCGACGAGGCCGACAACATCCACCACCAGTACGACCGCGGCGGCAAACGCGCGGTCACGGACCTCCTGAAGGACGCCAACCAGCCGATCGTCCTGATCGCAAACGAGTACTACGACATGTCGAACGGCCTGCGGAACGCCGCCCGGGAGATCGAGTTCCGCGACGTCTCCGCGCGGTCGATCGTCCCCGTCCTCCGGGACATCCTCCGGAAGGAGGGAATCGAGTTCGACGAGGAGGCCCTAGAGCGAATCGCCGAGGCGAACGACGGCGACCTCCGGGCGGCGATCAAGGACCTCCAGGTCACCGCCGAGGACCGCAGCCGGATCACACTGGAGGACGTGACCACCGGCTCCCGGAACCGCGCGGTCGGGCTCTTCGAGTTCCTCGATACGGTTCTGAAAGAGGAGGAGTCCGCGGAGGCGGCGCTCCGGACCGCCTACGACGTCGACGAGACCCCCGAGGACCTGCTTCAGTGGGTCGAGGACAAGGTGTCGCTGGTGTACGAGGGCCGGGAACTCGCGCGGGCCTACGAGTTCCTCGCGAACGCCGACGTCTGGACCAGCCGGGTGTACGCCACCGACTACGACTACACGTGGTGGCGGTACGCCACCGACAACCTCGCCGGCGGGGTCGCGGCCGCCCGCGACGGCACCTACGGCGGGTGGACGCGGTACGGCGGCGCCCCCTACCGGTCGACCCGGGATTCGACCCGCGACGAGGTGGTCCGGGCGATCGCGGAATCGGGCGGCTTCTCGATGACGACCGCCCGCCTCGACGTGCTCCCCTTCCTCTCGGCGGTGACGCACCACTGCAAGCCCCGGGAGCTGACCGTCGCGATGGCGGCGTGGTACGACCTCGACGAGGCCGGCGTCGCCTACGTCACCGGGAGCGGGGAGACCACGAACAAGGTGCAGTCGATCGTCGAGGACGCCGCCGACCTCCGGGCCGAGCGACTCGAGGACAACGCCGAGGGGGCCTTCGCGGGCGGGGACGGCGTCGAGGACCCTGCCGAGGCCGACGTGCTCGACCGCGAGGAGACCGGCGAAGACGGCGGGAGCGAGGAGACCGGCGAAGACGGCGGGAGCGAGGAGGACGCAGCCGACGACGACGGGCAGGCGGGGCTGTCGGACTTCATGTGA
- a CDS encoding metal-dependent hydrolase — MPSTLVHVSLALLIAAGLLGSEFDGRSVAVVAAATALPDLDVALEPILSGAHRSVGHTVLLPAILLVALAADLRRGPDSVLRRRYGDRGVLLASTAVVCLFGAGIVPDLVVGGINVFYPIHDAFYTVDGRLFYSTDRGWVQTFVDLSPDEPDARRTTSNFDFRTVLDAEPTLGVEQSGSGGGGGGSQRTERLFPVAMTGFRAWLLPLAAFVAGTRLWRARRATDG, encoded by the coding sequence GTGCCTTCGACGCTGGTCCACGTGTCGCTCGCGCTGCTTATCGCCGCGGGGCTTCTCGGGTCGGAGTTCGACGGCCGGAGCGTCGCGGTCGTCGCAGCCGCGACAGCCCTGCCCGACCTCGACGTGGCGCTCGAGCCGATCTTGTCGGGCGCCCATCGGTCGGTAGGCCACACCGTCCTCCTGCCCGCGATCCTCCTCGTCGCGCTTGCGGCCGACCTCCGGCGCGGTCCCGACTCGGTGCTCCGACGCCGGTACGGCGACCGCGGAGTTCTCCTGGCGTCCACCGCGGTGGTGTGTCTGTTCGGCGCCGGGATCGTCCCCGACCTCGTGGTCGGCGGGATCAACGTCTTCTACCCGATCCACGACGCCTTCTACACGGTCGACGGCCGGCTGTTCTACTCGACCGATCGGGGGTGGGTGCAGACGTTCGTGGATCTCTCGCCCGACGAACCGGACGCGCGCCGGACCACGAGCAACTTCGACTTCCGGACGGTGCTGGACGCCGAACCGACGCTGGGGGTCGAACAGTCCGGTAGCGGTGGTGGCGGCGGCGGATCGCAACGCACCGAGCGCCTCTTCCCGGTGGCGATGACGGGGTTCCGGGCGTGGCTGCTCCCGCTTGCGGCGTTCGTCGCCGGGACGCGGCTGTGGCGGGCGCGGCGGGCAACCGACGGCTGA
- a CDS encoding helix-turn-helix domain-containing protein — protein MTGVPKDELARRIAGEITLSDDPGATLRKWRTDFDVSQTTLADQLDVSSSVISDYESGRRESPGIGVVRRMVEALLDIDEDRGGGRIRQYARVITAGFDSDIVLDLREYPRSVLLETLYEAMDATELVRGDEDRISGHTVIDSIEAITRLSSEEFYRLYGQSTSRALVFTGVTRGEAALVAMRVVNPTPTAVVLHGLTEDDLWEHAPALATIDGLSLAISNRDLDETLEDLRQLP, from the coding sequence GTGACGGGGGTTCCGAAAGACGAACTCGCGCGCCGGATCGCGGGCGAGATCACGCTGAGCGACGATCCAGGGGCGACGCTCCGGAAGTGGCGCACCGACTTCGACGTCTCCCAGACCACCCTCGCAGACCAGCTCGACGTCTCCTCGTCGGTCATCTCCGACTACGAGAGCGGCCGCCGGGAGAGCCCGGGAATCGGGGTCGTCCGCCGGATGGTGGAGGCGCTACTCGACATCGACGAGGACCGCGGCGGCGGCCGGATCCGCCAGTACGCTCGGGTCATCACCGCCGGCTTCGACAGCGACATCGTGCTGGACCTCCGGGAGTATCCCCGGTCGGTCCTGCTGGAAACGCTCTACGAGGCGATGGACGCTACGGAACTGGTGCGCGGCGACGAGGACCGGATCAGCGGCCACACCGTCATCGACAGCATCGAGGCGATCACCCGCCTCTCCTCGGAGGAGTTCTACCGCCTCTACGGCCAGTCGACCTCGCGGGCGCTGGTGTTCACCGGCGTCACCCGCGGGGAGGCCGCGCTGGTGGCGATGCGGGTCGTCAACCCCACGCCGACCGCGGTCGTCCTCCACGGGCTGACCGAGGACGACCTCTGGGAGCACGCGCCAGCCCTCGCGACGATCGATGGGCTGTCGCTTGCGATCTCGAACCGCGACCTTGACGAGACGCTGGAGGATCTGCGGCAACTGCCGTAA
- the hmgB gene encoding hydroxymethylglutaryl-CoA synthase: MTAVGIDAIEIRTGKLRLDLAETFAPAKNEDPSKYTKGIGIEYSSLPDVYEDIVTMGANAAKALFDRKGLSPDDIGRIDVATESAFDNSKPVSTYIAGCLESVYDGDFHHANKGERKFACLSGTQSIDDAYNWIRAGRNRGRAALVIATDTALYERGDPGEATQGAGAVAMLIDSEPDIVALSTEQGYGSADETDFLKPNQQFPSVDGKRSIQVYLARMREALEDYESAAGDTHPEDFAYFPFHTPYPGMVRKAALLGYRHITRDTDVEEALAAEIGMQPREADFDSREAYEEAIRTYMDDLKGTSRYQEWYDRAIDPTVDISGQVGNWYTGSVHLARLSALRAAAEEGVDLAGGHLLVGSYGSGAQAEIHAETVREGWRAAVAPIDVEDQLNGRYDLSFEEYELVHDVHNHDKEVEVEAFTQPDGEFVFTGWGRMNERRYEYVE, translated from the coding sequence ATGACAGCCGTCGGCATCGACGCCATCGAGATCCGGACGGGCAAGCTGCGGCTCGACCTCGCGGAGACGTTCGCGCCGGCGAAAAACGAGGATCCCAGCAAGTACACGAAGGGGATCGGGATCGAGTACTCCTCGCTGCCGGACGTCTACGAGGACATCGTCACGATGGGCGCGAACGCCGCGAAGGCGCTTTTCGACCGGAAGGGGCTCTCCCCTGACGACATCGGCCGGATCGACGTCGCCACGGAGTCGGCGTTCGACAACTCCAAGCCGGTGTCGACGTACATCGCGGGCTGCCTCGAATCGGTCTACGACGGCGACTTCCACCACGCCAACAAGGGCGAGCGGAAGTTCGCCTGCCTGTCGGGAACCCAGAGCATCGACGACGCGTACAACTGGATCCGGGCGGGGCGGAACCGCGGCCGCGCGGCCTTGGTGATCGCCACCGACACCGCGCTCTACGAGCGGGGCGACCCCGGGGAGGCGACCCAGGGTGCGGGTGCGGTCGCGATGCTGATCGACTCCGAGCCCGACATCGTCGCGCTCTCGACGGAACAGGGGTACGGCAGCGCCGACGAGACCGACTTCCTGAAGCCGAACCAGCAGTTCCCCAGCGTCGACGGCAAGCGTTCGATCCAGGTGTACCTCGCGCGGATGCGGGAGGCCCTGGAGGACTACGAGTCGGCCGCGGGCGACACCCACCCCGAGGACTTCGCGTACTTCCCGTTCCACACGCCGTACCCCGGGATGGTCCGGAAGGCGGCGCTTTTGGGCTACCGCCACATCACCCGCGACACCGACGTCGAGGAGGCGCTCGCTGCGGAGATCGGGATGCAACCCCGCGAGGCGGACTTCGACTCCCGGGAGGCCTACGAGGAGGCGATCCGGACGTATATGGACGATCTGAAGGGCACGAGCCGGTATCAGGAGTGGTACGACCGGGCGATCGACCCCACCGTCGACATCTCCGGGCAGGTCGGCAACTGGTACACCGGCTCGGTTCACCTGGCGCGGCTCTCGGCGCTCCGGGCGGCCGCCGAGGAGGGTGTCGACCTCGCGGGGGGGCACCTCTTAGTCGGCTCCTACGGCTCCGGCGCGCAGGCGGAGATCCACGCCGAGACCGTCCGGGAGGGGTGGCGCGCGGCGGTGGCCCCGATCGACGTCGAGGACCAGCTCAACGGCCGCTACGACCTCTCCTTCGAGGAGTACGAACTCGTTCACGACGTCCACAACCACGACAAGGAGGTCGAAGTCGAGGCGTTCACCCAGCCCGACGGGGAGTTCGTGTTCACCGGGTGGGGCCGGATGAACGAACGGCGGTACGAGTACGTGGAATAA
- a CDS encoding type IV pilin, with protein sequence MSDRAQSESIGVVLLVGVVVISVSVGGAYAVGTVTQSTGGPNAAVTSEISTDGIALSHQGGDSLPGDDLQLTVRVNGSETGVAWSDGTLSGGNDVFEPGERWNVSRSYAPGSLVSVTLVDNPSNTVLFRMEATVAAQDRIISDTGGNINAVDREGEIEQSDVSTPPSDESNDDGSTENIVERCTGRDVEESETESESESENDDDGEYEYTYEYEYTYEIGNYLYEYEYNYEWSEGADQDPNPNPEPTRGLECIDDGIEPEPEPEPEPEPEPPEDDDDDD encoded by the coding sequence ATGAGTGACCGTGCCCAAAGCGAGTCTATCGGAGTGGTTCTCCTCGTCGGCGTCGTCGTCATCTCCGTCAGCGTCGGCGGCGCGTACGCGGTGGGTACGGTCACGCAATCCACGGGCGGGCCGAACGCGGCCGTCACGAGCGAAATCAGCACGGACGGAATCGCCCTTTCGCACCAAGGCGGTGACTCGCTACCGGGAGACGACCTGCAACTGACCGTCCGGGTGAACGGGAGCGAGACGGGTGTTGCTTGGAGCGACGGGACGCTCTCGGGTGGAAATGACGTCTTCGAACCGGGCGAGCGGTGGAACGTCTCGCGGAGCTACGCTCCCGGCAGTCTAGTGAGTGTCACACTAGTCGACAATCCCTCGAATACGGTGCTGTTCCGGATGGAGGCGACGGTGGCAGCGCAGGACCGGATCATCTCCGACACAGGCGGGAACATCAACGCTGTCGATAGAGAAGGTGAGATTGAGCAGAGCGACGTCTCGACGCCGCCCTCAGACGAGTCAAACGACGACGGAAGCACGGAGAATATCGTTGAGAGGTGTACTGGTCGTGACGTCGAGGAGAGCGAGACGGAATCAGAGTCCGAGAGCGAGAACGATGATGATGGGGAGTACGAGTACACGTACGAGTACGAGTATACGTACGAGATTGGGAACTACCTCTACGAGTACGAATACAACTACGAGTGGTCGGAGGGCGCGGATCAGGATCCGAACCCGAACCCCGAACCGACGCGCGGTTTGGAGTGTATTGACGATGGCATCGAGCCCGAGCCCGAACCCGAACCCGAACCCGAGCCCGAACCCCCAGAAGATGACGACGATGACGACTGA
- a CDS encoding DUF2150 family protein — protein sequence MADAEETYYTEDRWQNWLARVEEEEIDPENEDSARLLLNLQDDAAIAVAKIVSAYEEGRLAEEEAVEELDRVRSIVLAEPELSIEDDAAREDKEILVDGVQTSLVCVFYAAEEYIAAGVAEEAPIAEYVEAAAAAEADEDMDAALGYLVQAGTRIIAGDDLDMSVVEEIEYGLVSEWVNGLDSLQSAMSDPEVVEEEED from the coding sequence ATGGCTGACGCCGAGGAAACCTACTACACTGAAGACCGCTGGCAGAACTGGCTCGCCCGCGTCGAGGAGGAGGAGATCGACCCCGAGAACGAGGACTCGGCACGGCTCCTCCTGAACCTCCAGGACGACGCCGCCATCGCGGTCGCGAAGATCGTCTCGGCGTACGAGGAAGGTCGGTTAGCGGAGGAGGAGGCAGTCGAGGAACTCGACCGCGTGCGGTCGATCGTCCTCGCCGAACCCGAGCTCTCGATCGAGGACGACGCCGCCCGCGAGGACAAGGAGATCCTCGTCGACGGCGTCCAGACCAGTCTGGTCTGCGTCTTCTACGCCGCCGAGGAGTACATCGCCGCCGGCGTCGCCGAGGAGGCGCCGATCGCGGAGTACGTCGAGGCCGCCGCTGCCGCGGAGGCCGACGAGGATATGGACGCCGCGCTGGGGTATTTAGTCCAGGCGGGCACCCGGATCATCGCGGGCGACGACCTGGATATGTCGGTTGTTGAGGAGATCGAGTACGGGCTGGTCTCGGAGTGGGTCAACGGGCTCGACAGCCTCCAGAGCGCGATGAGCGACCCCGAAGTGGTCGAAGAGGAAGAGGACTGA
- a CDS encoding TatD family hydrolase, with translation MDELDSPVLDNHLHLDPDNGRGLDAVEDFVRLGGTHLLVVNKPSWHLGPVPESAADFDRVFGTTLEVVDAASGILPGRAWPVLGVHPGLVSRLVDDRGLEPDAAAELMCSGLDRAAEFVRDGAALALKSGRPHYEVSAAVWEASNDVMRHAFELGAELDCAVQLHTEATDDLTGVAEWAEERGLPRHEVVKHYAGGRLAGPTPSVMSDKDRLEVAADAGEPFLMETDFVDEPDRPGAVLGPKTVPRRVRWLLEEGHDEAVERAHVGTPELVYGIDTRGTLEG, from the coding sequence ATGGACGAACTCGATTCGCCGGTGCTCGACAACCACCTCCACCTCGATCCCGACAACGGCCGCGGCCTCGACGCCGTCGAGGACTTCGTCCGGCTCGGCGGGACCCACCTCCTGGTGGTGAACAAACCCTCCTGGCACCTCGGGCCGGTGCCCGAGTCGGCCGCGGACTTCGATCGCGTCTTCGGAACCACGCTCGAGGTCGTCGACGCCGCAAGCGGGATCCTGCCCGGGCGGGCCTGGCCCGTCCTCGGCGTCCACCCCGGGCTCGTCTCCCGGCTGGTCGACGACCGGGGTCTCGAACCCGACGCGGCGGCGGAGCTGATGTGTTCGGGGCTGGACCGCGCGGCCGAGTTCGTTCGCGACGGGGCGGCGCTCGCGCTGAAATCCGGTCGCCCGCATTACGAGGTTTCGGCGGCGGTGTGGGAAGCGTCGAACGACGTGATGCGCCACGCCTTCGAGTTGGGCGCGGAACTGGACTGCGCCGTCCAGCTTCACACCGAGGCCACAGACGACCTGACAGGGGTGGCTGAGTGGGCTGAAGAACGCGGGCTGCCGAGACACGAGGTGGTGAAACACTACGCCGGCGGCCGGCTCGCGGGCCCGACGCCGAGCGTAATGAGCGACAAGGACCGGCTGGAAGTCGCGGCCGACGCGGGCGAGCCGTTTCTGATGGAGACCGACTTCGTGGACGAGCCCGACCGGCCGGGTGCGGTGTTGGGACCGAAGACCGTCCCCCGCCGCGTGCGGTGGTTGTTGGAGGAAGGTCACGACGAGGCCGTCGAACGGGCACACGTCGGGACGCCCGAACTGGTCTACGGGATCGACACCCGTGGGACGCTGGAGGGGTAG